The DNA region GTCAGAATTAAGTGTGAATAAGATAATTCACGCCTATTGATTCATAATTCCATGACAGTTAAAATTGCTAAAGATATAATATAGATGTTTTATGCTATCAAATTCAATAATTGTAATTAAACGAAAATCTGGCAGTGCCGAATTATCAAAAAAGTTATTGTAGTTAAGTGGGAAATGCTGAAATACACCAAGTCTGACTTGAATGAATTAAGTTCTCAATTAGTCACCAGGCAATTGAAATATATCTAATTTGAATCACGGTACAATGCAGAGTTCAATAGAGGTTGCAACATCTTCAAACAAATTTTAAAGCTTCCATTTCCTTTTCATTACATTTACTTTTTTCTCAACTAAAGAGAATCATGGATTGTGAAGCGCCATTTTTTTCCATAGGAATCGGTACAAGTTTGACCAGAAAAAAATCTTGTGATATCTGTGAAAATATTGCCAGATCTTTTAAAAAATGTCACTAAAATACACCAAAAACATGGAAGAGAAGGATCAATTTACTATTTCTCTTTCAAAATAATGTACATATACTAATTTCAATTAGATCAGAAAGTATGATTACGCATTTCCTTCTATTCGCATGTTAACCCACAAGACCTCAATTGTATTACCTCAGCAGCCTCAACCTCTGAATCTTGCTTCTTGATATCTGATGAAATGGGGTGCAACATGCAGATGAAGAATAAATCCGACTTGTCAAAGAAAGATTTGTGGCATTGCCTGGAAATTAAAGAACAAAAAAATTGAATTTGACTTTATCCATGGATTAAAACATTACTTGTTTCAATAAGTATTTTGCACACTTCAAGTAACAAGAAAAAACTAGAAAAGTCTAATAAGATCATGtattaaaaatatcaaaacataCTAGAGTGATATAATATTATATGATTCCAAAAATTAACAGAGGATGAGATATAGCCCTTTCTTATGTTAAGCCAACTTGCACTGACCCTGGTACCGCTATTCTATTTCCATAAACACCTTTAACATAGAGAAAAGTAAATAAGCTTTTTTgcaagaaaacaagcaaaaaaaaCAGACAATTAACTTAGAACTGTTACTCCCTTGAAACAAAAATGAGTAATACATCTAAGTTGCAAAAGTTTATTAAAGTATAGTTTAAAGGAAACAAGTCAATGCTGCAGTGTAACACGTTTATCTAGAAGTATACCTGAATGCAAGTACTTCAATGAACTCAGTGTCAATCTGCCAAATGTAGGACACCGTTAGCCATATTTATTtcattagaaattgaaatcaaaagAAAGTCCAATAAATGTGTTCTGGGTGGGCATACTCCTGTCTCTTCTTTGACTTCCCTTACTGCCCCAGCAAATATATCTTCACCCTGGTGAAATAggaaaaacttaataaaaatgaGCAAAGAATACAAGAGAATTATAGTAGATTTTCTAAGAAGTCCTACTGGATCTACTACTCCTGTAGGAAACTTCCATACACCTGATCCACGGAACTTGCCACTCTTTTCCTGGACTGCAAGAACCTTATCCAAATTGCAATATCCATATCAAGTTGAGGTCATATAGCAAGAACAACTTCACATGATGCTAGAAGCTTACAGCTTAGCAAAATCTACAGCAATAAGGATAACGATTCAAAAATACTTTGTTATTAACATTTTATAATTGAATAATTTCTTTTCAAAACCCAAGGGGAAAATTGCAAATATTTTAACTATATACAAATATAGTAATTTGAATATATTCCTAGAAATTTTAATCTAGAAATTTTATCACAGTAAAACATGAAATTATATAATGAGCATAAGCAACAACAGTGTCATAACTTTGAACATCATATAATGCTTTGAAACTTGAACAATGATAaatatctttttcaatttttctatttattaaatttatttacaatTTTGGCATAAgtcaaaggagaagaagagaaaacaaaTATAGAAACAAGAGATAATTTAGATATGTGACTTTCCTAAACATCAAAAGTTTGACTTATGTTTCCTTAAATTTGTCATTGTTCACCGGTTTAACTTACGCTAGTTGCATAAATTTGTAGATCAAGAAGAAAACATATGAAATATTAAATTTGGTAATTTCAATTATGCTGTTTCCTAATTTTTAGGATAATTATGTATTTTCCCCTAATTTAAACAATGAGTAACCTAACAATGAAAATTTTGATCTGATGGCCCTTTGGTTATGTTATCAAGGGTACTATAAAACAGAAATGCAAGTTATGGGTATAAGAGGAATTTTACTTCTCTTTTGTCATTCATGACAAAAGCACCAACACCCACACGATGTGTAGCATTCACTGGTAATGTATTTTGAGTTGCAGGTATCCAATATACAAGCATTAAATAATTTGGCTCAGCATGGTGATATCGAAATCCCTCCTGCAACATGACAACCAACTAAATCAAGTTTCAAAAAtacaaacaataaataaaaaacaatatAATGCATCTTTACAGTATCACATAAAGTATGCCTTGGAAGAAATAAATCAAATTGCATGAAGATTCTGTAGCGAGTTTATGCCTATTTAGTATCTATATGCTTTTTGAGATAAGGAGCGCACACCAAGACCAAAAGACTAGACAAAATTGAAGCGTGAAATACCAATTAGAGATAATCCATGTAAAAGCATTCCAACTATTCTATTCAGGTTGGATACAGGTATTCAACAAAATAtgatctaagtattcaacatacTATGACATCAAGTGAGAAAATGGGATCAAGGGAATTAGGTTTATGACATCGCATGCCCATACCCTAAGTTACTAGGACTCAGGTACGAGTATCTGACATACATATGGATCTATGTCTGACATgactatttttgaaattttttacacATGATCAATAGAAATATCAACTGTCCACTTGCAATATCGGGTATTTGAGTATCGGATACCTAATACGGGTGTGGAGGAGTCAGATGAAGCGTCCAAGTGCTAGAATTCATAACAAGGTCATATCTTGTCAGAATGAGTATAGCTAAGGCAATCATAGAGTCTGATAAGTTATAAGCATTGCAGCATAATGTAGATTAGTAATAGTTACCTCAACAGTGGGTTGAACAAGACTTGCAAGTTCAATTGGCAATTTGATCCACACACCTCTCTTTTCCTGAGGAATACAAGTCAAACTATTTGTAAAAGATGCATAGATGTATCTTATCCTACAAACATAATTAAAAGAATCTGTATgcaattaaagaataacaagagTCCTAATTTTAGGATCAAGATAGAATTCACTTCCATTTTAGAGCCATTATGCTCAAGGttttgagcttgataatttatcAAGGTTCACCAGAAATTTTGTCTTCTGATCTAGGAGTACTTTGTAagtcttaaaaatttaattaaattactttTCCTTAAAAAAACATGGCTGGGACACAGTTTCTGTCACTAAACATTTGCATCCCACGGGCTAACAAATTTTGTACAGTGAGAGTTTTGTAGCATTCTTTTACCTCATTCAAACTGTCTAGGCATCTCTAATTTATATTACATCAGCAAACTGCATTTAGATGTATTATCCAAAAATGTTTCAATAATATTCGGgtctaatattattaaataataaaataacaaagtcCAAGGAAATAAATTGGTTGTTGATCAATTTCAGATCATTAATTACCAATTATTCTTATTATAACAATAATAATCAATATTTAGTGCTTAGCATCGTATCTCTCAAGCATATAGATTTGGAATAGAGGGAAAAATGACTCCTTAAAACTCACAAACTGAGCACCTGTTGCCTCCAAATTTCCAAGGATGCTCTTAACAAAGATACGTAAGTTCTCGAGTCCATTTGATCTTTCACCTCAACAACAACACCTCCATGATCATCATTGGTAGCATGTAGTACTTCAACTTGTTCTCCTTGGGTAGCAAATGCTGAAGTCAtaaaagattgattttttttactgAATAAAGACCATGTGACAGGTTGGCTTCCAGTTCTACCAGTGAGATCTGATAGGATGTCAACAAAATCAATAAAATGATCAAGATTTAACTGAATCTCATGATATTTAAAAACTGAGTCCAGACAATGATGAActtagtgcagaataaataaatacagaaaaCAATAACATTTTCTCGAGTCGACCAAGGATTCAGTCAAATTGAGAAGCATGAGTTACAAACACTGTTTTGAAAGGCAATAGATGCAATTAGGGGTTATGAGGCAGTAAATTGTAAGGCACAG from Zingiber officinale cultivar Zhangliang chromosome 4B, Zo_v1.1, whole genome shotgun sequence includes:
- the LOC121975531 gene encoding nudix hydrolase 2-like, whose translation is MQRCRLPMLQFDAVGLYSSITRCLFRFSSPASRRTPSSLRQPLSSRISSAKDLTGRTGSQPVTWSLFSKKNQSFMTSAFATQGEQVEVLHATNDDHGGVVVEVKDQMDSRTYVSLLRASLEIWRQQEKRGVWIKLPIELASLVQPTVEEGFRYHHAEPNYLMLVYWIPATQNTLPVNATHRVGVGAFVMNDKREVLAVQEKSGKFRGSGVWKFPTGVVDPGEDIFAGAVREVKEETGIDTEFIEVLAFRQCHKSFFDKSDLFFICMLHPISSDIKKQDSEVEAAEWIPIEQFAAQPFVEKHELLRHIIDLGLAKFQKGYAGFSPICIKSAFTSRQSSLYLNKRDLNQP